Proteins encoded in a region of the Quercus lobata isolate SW786 chromosome 8, ValleyOak3.0 Primary Assembly, whole genome shotgun sequence genome:
- the LOC115957538 gene encoding calcium-binding protein PBP1-like has product MAGVGKGAVFEDLLPVMADKLGGEGLIRELCNGFQLLMDKDKEVITLESLRKNSRLLGLQDLKEDELVSMVKEGDLDGDGALNQMEFCVLMFRLSPELMEESQFWLEEALEQELKNAS; this is encoded by the coding sequence ATGGCAGGAGTTGGCAAAGGTGCTGTTTTTGAAGATTTGCTACCTGTTATGGCTGACAAGCTTGGTGGTGAGGGGCTGATAAGGGAGCTGTGTAATGGGTTTCAGTTGCTGATGGACAAGGACAAGGAGGTAATCACTTTGGAGAGCCTGAGGAAGAACTCTAGGCTTCTGGGTCTGCAGGACTTGAAGGAAGACGAGCTTGTGAGCATGGTTAAGGAAGGTGATTTGGACGGTGATGGTGCACTGAATCAGATGGAGTTTTGTGTGTTAATGTTCAGACTCAGCCCTGAGTTGATGGAAGAGTCTCAGTTCTGGCTTGAGGAGGCCTTGGAACAGGAGCTCAAGAATGCTAGCTAG